GCACGCCGCGCACCATGCCGCGGTTCTGATCGAACTCGGGGAAATCGGCGACGATGGTCTCGGTGACCTGCGCGACCGCGCGACCCTCGGCGTCGAGGTCGAGGGAGACCCGTTGATCCCAGCTTGCGTACTCGAAGTCCTCGACGTCGGCATGCGCCGCTGCCGGGAAGGCGAGCAGCACCACTGAGGCGAGCGTGAGCGCGGAGAAGAGTCGACCGAACATGGCCCCAGCGTACTGGGGAACGGTCAGCCGCCGATCGCGGTGCTAGAGTGGAAATGTGCTGCACGCTCTGCTTCTCCTTAGCTGCCGCGACGAGGCCTAGTTCTCAGGCCTTCCTCGTCGCGGTGTTTTGCGTGGCCGACCGCTCTGAGTCCAGACGGACTTCGACCCCACGGAGAAGATCATGAAGAACACCCAGCAGCCCTCGCAGATGCCGGTCCACCGGTACCGCCCGTACCACGAGATCATCGCGGTCGATCTGCCCGATCGCACCTGGCCGTCCAAGCGCATCACTCAGGCGCCGCGTTGGTGCGCGGTCGACCTGCGCGACGGCAACCAGGCCCTCATCGACCCGATGAGCCCCGAGCGCAAGCGGATCATGTTTGATCTGCTCGTGCAGATGGGCTACAAGGAGATCGAGGTCGGGTTCCCCTCGGCGAGTCAGACCGACTTCGATTTCGTGCGCCACCTGATCGAGGACAATGCGATCCCCGACGACGTCACCATCCAGGTGCTCACCCAGGCGCGCGAGCACCTGATCACTCGCACTTACGAATCGCTGATCGGCGCGAAGCGCGCGATCGTGCACCTGTACAACTCGACCAGCATCCTCCAGCGCGACGTGGTGTTCCGTCAGGATCGCGAGGGCATCAAGCAGCTCGCGGTGGAGGGCGCGAAGTTCTGTGTCGCGAGTGAGTCCATCGCCGCGGGCACCGAGATCTACTACGAGTACTCGCCCGAGTCGTACACCGGCACCGAGCTCGAGTACGCCGCCGAGGTCTGCAACGCCGTGCTCGAAGTCTTCACGCCCACGCCCGAGCGCAAGGTCATCATTAACCTGCCCGCGACGGTCGAGATGGCGACGCCGAACATCTACGCGGACTCGATCGAGTGGATGGGGCGTCACCTCAACCACCGCGAGAACGTCATCATCTCGCTGCACCCGCACAACGACCGGGGCACGGGCGTTGCCGCGGCAGAGCTCGGGTATCTGGCAGGGGCCGATCGAATTGAGGGGTGCCTGTTCGGAAACGGTGAGCGCACCGGCAACGTCGACCTGGTCGCGCTCGGGATCAACATGTTCACGCAGGGCATCGACCCGCAGATCGACTTCTCTCGCCTGGACGAGGTGCGCCGCACCGCCGAGTACTGCACGCAGCTGCGCGTGCCCGAGCGCAGCCCGTGGGCAGGCGATCTCGTCTACACCGCTTTCTCTGGGTCGCACCAGGACGCGATCAAGAAGGGCTTCGAGCGCATGGCGGCGGATGCCGAGGCCGCCGGCGTCTCGGTCAACGACCTCGAATGGGCCGTGCCGTACCTGCCGGTCGACCCGCGAGACCTGGGTCGCTCGTACGAGGCCGTGATTCGCGTGAACTCGCAGTCGGGCAAGGGCGGAGTCGCCTACCTGCTGCTCACCGACCACGCGCTGGATCTGCCGCGACGCCTGCAGATCGAGTTCAGTGCGGTCGTGCAGGAGCACACCGACACCGAGGGCGGAGAAGTGTCGAGCGACGCGATCTGGACGATCTTCCAGGACGAGTACCTCCCCGTCGGCGGGACGCACACCGAGGCCGAGCGCTGGGGCCAGTACGAGATCACGCGCACGACGAGCACAAGCGCGAGTGATGGCGTCACGGAGCTCTCCGTCGACCTCCGGGTCGCCGACGAGGCCGTCTCCATCACGACCACGGGCAACGGCCCGGTCGATGCCTTCCTCAAGGCGCTGGGGGAGCGCGGCCACGAGATCACCCTGTTCGACTACGTCGAACACGCGATGGGATCGGGCGGCGATGCCCTGGCTGCCGCGTATGTCGACCTCGAGGTCGACGGCACCCGACTGTGGGGCGTCGGCATCGATCCGGACACGAGTCGTGCCGCCCTCAAGGCCATCGTGAGCTCGGTGAACCGAGCGGTGCGCGAGACCGCCGACGATCGTGCTCTGGAGGCCGTCGCGAGCTAAGCACTCGTACATGTGTTCGAGCGCCCCCGGCGTGGGAGATTCTCCCGCCGGGGGCGCACCCGTAGGGTGGCGAGTGTGATTGCTTCAGTGCGCGGTGTAGTGCTCGCTTCCGGATCCGGCTGGGTCGTCGTTGAGATGGGCGGCATGGGCGTGCGCGCCGAGGTGACGGCCGACCTTGCGCTTTCTGCGCGAGCCGGGCACGAGTTGTTCCTCCTCACGTCCCTCGTCGTGCGCGAAGACTCGCTCACGCTCTTCGGGTTTGCCAGCCAGGCCGAGCTGGAGCTGTTTGGTCATCTCATCGCCGTTTCAGGGGTGGGGCCCCGCTCCGCGCTCGGCGTGCTCTCGACGCTGTCGCCGGCCGTGGTCGGGCGCGCGGTCGAGGCTGAGGACGAAAAGCCGTTCAAGAAGGTCAGCGGCATTGGGCCCAAGACGGCGAAACTCATCGTGGTCTCGCTGCAGGGCAAGGTCGAACACCTGGGGGTCGACGACCCGGCGATGGCCCCCGCCGCTCCGAGTGAGGACGCGCAGGTCGTGCTGGGTCTCGTGGGCCTCGGCTGGCCCGAGACCGACGCGGAGGAGGCGGTTGCCGGTGCCCGCGACAGTGGCGCGCCCGAAGACCCGGCTGGTCTGATGCGCGCGGCGCTCGCCCTGCTTCAGGCGCCGAAAGCCGGATCCCGTAGTCGCGGAATGATTCGATGACCGGGCACTCCGCGGAGATTTCCCCGCAGCCAGTGTCGCCCGCCGAACTCAGCTTCGAGGGCGCCCTGCGCCCGGCCACGCTGAACGAGTTCGTGGGCCAGACCAGGGTACGTGAGCAGCTGCGCTTGCTGCTCGAGGCCGCCCAGATGCAGCAGCGCACCCCGGACCACATCCTGCTTGCAGGCCCCCCAGGCCTAGGCAAGACGACGCTCTCCATGATCGTCGCGACCGAGGTCGGGCAGCCCCTGCACCAGACCTCGGGACCTGCCATCCAGCACGCCGGCGACCTCGCAGCGGTGCTCTCCGCGCTCACCCCCGGCGAGGTGCTCTTCATCGACGAGATTCATCGCATGGCACGCAGTGCCGAGGAGATGCTGTACCTCGCGATGGAGGACTTCAAGATTGACATCATGGTGGGCAAGGGGGCAGGCGCGACCTCGATTCCGTTGGAGATCGCACCGTTCACGCTGGTCGGTGCCACGACGCGCGCGGGCCTGCTTCCGAACCCGCTGCGAGACCGGTTCGGTTTCACCGCGCACCTCGAGTTTTACGCCAAGGACGAACTGTTTCGGGTTGCCGAGCGGGCGGCCGGGCTGCTGGACTTTCCGGTCGAGGCGTCGGGCATCAGCGAGATCGCCGGTCGCTCGCGGGGCACGCCCCGCATCGCGAACCGGCTGCTCCGACGCGTGCGCGATTTCAGCCTCGTGCACGGTCGGCCCGGCGATGCCGCGACCGTGCGCGACGCCCTCAAACTCTACGATGTCGACGAATACGGTCTCGATCGGCTTGATCGCGAGGTGCTCCGCGCGGTCGTCGAACGCTTCCGTGGGGGACCGGTCGGGCTCTCCACGCTCGCGGTCTCGGTCGGCGAGGAAGCGGAGACGATCGAATCGGTCGTCGAACCGTTCCTCGTGCGCTCGGGACTGCTCACACGCACCCCTCGCGGGCGCATGGCGACCCCCTTGGCGTGGGCGCACTGCGGTCTTCCCATCCCGGATGCCCTATAGTCGTCTGTGGTCCCCGTGCGCAGTCGCTCTGGGGAGACGTTCACGTGCTCGAAAGGCCCACTGTGCAGAATCTCTTTGCTGATCCGTTCTCCCTCATCATGCTCGCGCTTATCGCCGTGCTGATCATTTTCATGGTCCGGAACGGAAAGAAGCGCCAGCAGGCCGCTCAGGAAATGCAGTCCGGACTCATCCCCGGTGCCGAGGTGATGCTCCAGTCGGGCATCTACGGCACGGTCGAAGAGATCAACGAGGAAGACAACCGCGTCACGCTCCGCAGCGGCACCTCAACGCTCGTCGTGCACCGCAATGCCGTCTCGACCATTGTGACCCCGTCCGACGCGGACGTCGCGGTTGCAGAGACCGTCCACCCCGACGACGACCCCGCGTTCGGCGAGCACGTTGACGCCGCCAAGGCAGACGAGCCCGCGGCACCCGAGTTCCGTAGCCCGTTCGACGGCTCCACCGAGCAGACCGGCGAGAACACGACCGCGGCCGGCGAGGACGACGAGAAGAACGGCGACGCCGCGCCCAAGGCGTAGGCAGTCCCTCCCGACATCTCGACAGAGAAAGCAGACACTTCGTGGCGACCACTCCCGCGGTGAGGAAGGCGCGTCGTTCACTGACGTGGCTCCTCGTCCTGATCCTTGGCCTTGTCGGCCTCATCGGCTACGGCTTCATGCAGGGAGAGGCGACGCTGCACCCGAAGCTCGCGCTTGACCTTGAAGGCGGCACGCAGATCCTGCTTGCCCCCAAGCAGACGGACGGCAACCAGGTGTCGGGCGAGCAGCTCGACCAGGCGGTATCGATCATTCGTCAGCGTGTGAACGCCTCCGGCGTTTCCGAGGCCGAGGTCACCACGCAGGGCAACCAGAACATCTCGGTGTCGATCCCGGGCAAGGCCGACGAGGCCACGCTCGCCCGCATTCAGGCGTCCTCGAAGCTCGAGTTCCGTCCGGTGCTCACCTACACCGGATCCGCAACGTCTGCGCAGGTCGACGGCGGCGATGGCAGCACGGCTGAAGAGCCCGTCGACGGCGAAGCCGCCCCGGCCCCGGAGGCCACGAGCGAGTCGGATCCGTCGATTGATCCGTCGCCGCTGCCGAAGGGCGCCGGCGATGTCGCGTGGCTGACCGAGGGGCTGCAGCAGAAGTTCATGGACTTCACCTGTGACTCTGAGGCCGCGCAGTCGGCAGGCGACGCCCCCGCGGATCGCCCGTTGATCACGTGTGACCCGTCGGGACAGATCAAGTATGTGCTCGGCCCGGTCGAGCTCGGCGGCGAAGTCATCACTGACGCTGTCGCTCAGCCCGAGACCACCAGCACCGGCGCTACGACCGGCGGCTGGGTGGTGCAGATCACCATGAACAAGGCCGGCACCAAGGCGTTCGGCGAGGTCAGTACCCGGCTCTACGGCGCGCAGGCGCCGATGAACCAGTTCGCGTTTGTGCTCGATGGCAAGGTGCTCTCGGCGCCGACCATGCAGGCACAGATCCTCGACGGACGACCGTCCATCTCGGGTGGGTTCACGCAGGACAGCGCGAAGGCGCTCGCCGATCAGCTGAAGTTCGGCGCCCTTCCGGTCAGTTTCGTCGTGCAGAGCCAGGAAGACATTTCGGCGACGCTCGGCACGAACCAGCTGCAGGCGGGCCTGCTCGCGGGTCTCATCGGCTTGCTGCTCGTCGTCGTGTACTCGCTCATCCAGTACCGCGTGCTCGGACTCCTCACGGTCGCCTCGCTCGTGGTCGCCGCGGTGCTCACCTACCTCCTGCTCACCCTCATGTCGTGGCGCGAGGGCTACCGCCTCTCGCTCGCCGGCGTCGCGGGTGTCATTGTCGCAATCGGTATCACCGCTGACTCCTTCATCGTCTACTTCGAGCGCATTCGAGACGAGCTGCGGGACGGGCGCGGGCTTGAGTCCGCGGTCGAGGCCGGTTGGAAGCGCGCGATCCGGACGGTGCTCGCCTCGGATGGCATCAACTTCCTGGCGGCGGCGATCCTGTTCCTCCTCGCGATCGGCAACGTCCGCGGCTTCGCGTTTACGCTGGGTTTGACGACCATTGTCGACGTCCTCGTCGTCGTGCTGTTCACGCACCCGCTCATGACGCTGCTCTCGCGCACCCGCTTCTACAAGAACGGTCACCGGTTCTCTGGCCTGGATCCGCGCCAGCTCGGCGCGGTCTACCGGGGTCGCGCGCAGTTCCGGGAGCCCGTGGTCGCCGCGAGCGGCCCCGGCAAGAAAGTCGCTGCGAGCCAGAAAGAGGCGCAGCGTCGCCAGACCATCGCAGAACGCAAGGCCGCCGAGGCTGCCGGACTCACCGATGCCGCTGTCGCGGCAGGGAAGGACTCCTGATGGGTCTCTCACTTGCACGCTTCGGCAACGACCTCTACACCGGCGAGCGCTCGTTCAACATTGTTGGACGCCGTAAGACCTGGTACATCGTCGCCGCAATCCTGATTCTCGTCTCGATCCTGGGCCCGCTGTTGCGCGGCGGGTTCACGTTCGGCATCGAGTTCTCGGGCGGCAGCCAGTTCCAGGTTCACACGACCTCGAGCCAGGATCGCGACCTCGGCACCGCCGAGGCCGCAGTCGCCTCGGTGCTCCCCGACAGCGCCCCGCGCATCTCGCTCGTAGGCCAGACCGACATTCGGGTACAGACCGAGCAGCTGGACGAGGAGAAAAGCCGTGAGCTGAAGGCTGCCCTCGCGAAGGCGTACGGTGTCGACGAGTCGACGATCACCTCGTCCTACATTGGTGCCGCCTGGGGGCAAGACATCACCCGTCAGGCCATCATCGCGCTCATCGTGTTCATCGTGTTCGCGGCGGTCGTCATGGCGATTTATTTCCGCACCTGGAAGATGTCGCTCGCGGCCATGATCGCGCTGTTCCACGACCTGATCATCACCGCGGGCGTGTACGGCATCACCGGCTTCGAGATCACCCCGGCGGCCATGATCGGCTTCCTCACGATCCTTGGGTACTCGCTGTACGACACGGTGGTGGTGTTCGACAAGATCCGCGAGAACACCGCGATTGGCGAGCTCAACGATCAGCGGACCTTCGGCGAGGCGGTGAACCTCGCGGTGAACCAGACGCTCGTGCGCTCGATCAACACCTCGGTGGTGGCGCTCTTGCCGGTCGCCTCGATTCTGTTCATCGGCGCGTTTGTGCTCGGAGCGGGAACGCTGCGGGACATCTCGCTCGCCCTGTTCATCGGCATCCTGGTCGGCGCGTACTCGACGATCTTCATCGCGGCCCCGCTGTACGCCCACCTGCGCGAACACGAGCCCGCGATTGTCAAGCACGACAAGAAGGTACTGCGCATCCGTGAGCGCGGCGCGCACGCGGCTGACGCCGACGTCGAAGCGGCGGCCCCGGAAGCGGCCAAGGCGTAGATTCCATCACCACGCCCCGGGACCCGGGGCGTGGTGTAGCGTTCCAACAGAGGAGGTGATCACGTGACTGAGGGAAACCCTGGCACAACGAGCACCTCCTTGCGGCGTCTCGTGCCCCGCATCTTCTCGCGGGGGAACGCCCCCGGTGCCGTGGAGCAGCTCGTGCGCACGGTTCGCGCGAACCACCCGCGCTCCGACGCCTCGGTTATCGAGCGCGCGTACACGGTCGCGGAACGCGCGCACCGCGGGCAAAAGCGGCGAAGTGGCGAGCCGTACATCACGCACCCGATCGCCGTCGCGCAGATCCTGGCGGATCTCGGGGTCGCTCCCGTTGCGGTCGCTGCGGCGCTCCTTCACGACACCGTGGAGGACACCGAGTACTCGCTCGAGCAGCTCACCACCGAGTTCGGCGAAGAGATCGCGATGCTCGTCGACGGCGTCACCAAGCTTGACAAGGTGAAGTACGGCGACAGCGCGCAGGCCGAGACCGTGCGCAAGATGATCGTCGCGATGTCGAAGGACATCCGTGTGCTCGTGATCAAGCTGGCCGACCGTCTGCACAACGCGCGGACCTGGGGCTTTGTCTCGTCGGAATCGGCGAAGCGCAAGGCGCAGGAGACACTCGAGATCTACGCGCCGCTCGCGCACCGCCTCGGCATCCAGTCGATCAAGAACGAGCTCGAGGACCTCTCGTTTGCGGTCCTCAAGCCGAAGCTGTATGCCGAAATCGACAACCTCGTCGGCCAGCGCAACCCGGAGCGCGAGGAGCTCGTCGGCCGCGTGATCGGCGCTCTCGAGTCGGACCTGCGCGAGTCGCGCATCCGCGGCGAGGTCACTGGCCGCCCGAAGCAGCTGTATTCGATCTACCAGAAGATGATCGTCCGGGGGCGCGACTTCGACGACATCTACGACCTCGTCGGCATCCGGGTGCTCGTGCACACGATCCGTGATTGTTACGCGGTACTCGGCGCCGTGCACGCCCGGTGGACCCCGATTCCCGGACGCTTCAAGGACTACATCGCGACCCCGAAGTTCAACCTGTACCAGTCCCTGCACACGACGGTCATCGGCCCCGACGGTCGCGCTGTCGAGATTCAGATCCGCACGTTCGAGATGCACCAGCGCGCGGAGTATGGCGTCGCGGCACACTGGAAGTACAAGCAAGGGGCGAACGCGAGCGGTGCGCAGCCCTCGGCTGACATGGCCTGGCTTGCACATATCTCCGACTGGCAAGCCGAGACGGAAGACCCGAGCGAGTTCCTCGACGCCCTGCGCTTCGAGATCGGCGCGAAGGAGGTCTACGTCTTTACGCCCAAGGGGCGCGTGGTGGGCCTGCCGGCCGGTGGCACGACGGTTGACTTCGCCTATGCGGTGCACACCGAGGTGGGACACCGCACGATGGGCGCCCGCGTCAACGGCCGGCTCGTGCCGCTCGAGACCGAGCTGCAAAACGGCGACGTCGTCGAGGTGTTCACCTCCAAGAATCCCGATGCAGGCCCCAGCCAGGACTGGCTGAACTTTGTCAAGAGCAAGCGCGCCCAGAACAAGATCCGGCAGTGGTTCACCAAGGAGCGCCGCGACGAGGCGGTCGAGCAGGGCAAGGAAGCGATCTCCCGGGCGATGCGCAAGCAGAACCTTCCGCTCCAGAAGCTCATGAGCGCCGAGGCCTTCCCCCAGGTGGCGCTGCAGTTGCGCTACGCCGATGTGTCGGCGCTGTATGCCGCGGTCGGCGAGGGACATGTCTCGACGCAGTCGGTGATCGAGAAGGTCCTCGCGAACCTCACCGAGCAGGACAACTCATCGGAAGAGGCCTTCATTCCGGCGGAGCCGTCACCCGCGCGCCGCCGCGCGAAGCCTGATGCGAACAGCGGCGTCGTCGTGAAGGGTGCTTCGGACATCCTGGTCAAGCTAGCAAAGTGCTGCACGCCGGTTCCCGGGGACCCGATCATGGGGTTCATCACCAAGGGCCAGGGCGTCTCGGTACATCAGGTCGACTGCGTGAACTTCCTCGCCCTGAAGAGCCAGGCCGATCGCTTGGTCGAGGTGGAGTGGGCGCCGACGACGAAGAGCATCTTCCTGGTGCAGATTCAGGTGGAGGCGCTTGATCGCGCCGGCCTGCTCTCGGATGTGACCCGCGTGCTTTCAGAGCACCACGTGAATATTCTCTCCGCATCGGTGCAGACGTCCACCACGCGACTCGCGATCAGTCGGTTTGCGTTCGAGATGGCCGACACGTCGCACCTTGACCGGGTGCTCAACGCGGTGCGCCGCATCGACGCCGTCTACGACGTCTATCGCGTGAGCGGGGCCTAACGGTCCTCCCTGGCGAGTGGCTTCGCCTGGTTCAAGCGTCCCAGCCGTGTACCGGCCGGGCGCCAACCGGGGCCGCCCCCACCTCGTCGATCGTGTGGCCGCTGCAGGCTGCCTGCGTCACCGTGGCCCGTTCGACGCGCGACACGGCAAACCATCGCATGGCGTCGCGCAGACGGCACCAACCGATCAGGTACCACTGGCCATTCGTCGAGGCGAACAGCACGGGTTCGACGTCGCGGGTAGTCGTGCGTCCGTCCCCGGACGTGTAGCGAAGGCGGATGACGCGCTGCTCCGTCATCGCCGCTTCCAGCGCGGACTTGGTCGCGCGCGAGGGCACGGGAGGGCTATTGACCCATACCCGGCTGGCCAATTCGTCCGCCCGCGCACGAGTCCTGGGGTCGAGGACGTCCAGGATCTTGCGCATTCCTGCGGTCGCCAGGTCGGCATAGGGGGCGTCGGGCGCCGCGGACACCGCCGCCATGAGCGCGACCGCCTGCGCCGGAGACAGGCTGACCGGCGGCAGGGTAGCGCCGTGAGCCAGCCCATACCCACCGCCCGGCCCCGGGCGCGACCAGAGCGGTGCACCGCTGTTCTCGAGCGCGTCGAGGTCCCGCTTGATCGTGCGCTCGGACACCGCGAACTCGCTCGCCATGCGTGACGCCGAGATCCCGCGGGCCCCGCCGCGGCGCAACATCTCCGAGAGCGCGTGCAGGCGCTCCGCTCGTTTCACGCTGCACGTGTTTCTGAATTCATGACATAAATAGTGACATACCCGTGTCCGGAGGGCCTGCAAAAGTAGTGACATGAAGAACACAACGAGCAGCCCGACCGTCATTCTGATCCCCGGCCACTGGCTGGGCGCGTGGGCGTGGGACGAGGTGCTGGAACAGCTGCAGCCTGATTGTCTGCGCGCCGTCGCGATGACCCTGCCGGGGCTCGATGCGAAGGACCCGGCGCGAGCGACGCGGACCCTCGAGTCTCAGGTCGAGGCGATTCTGGACGTCTTGGCGCAACACGGGAATGCTCCGGCAGTGCTG
This genomic stretch from Leucobacter sp. CX169 harbors:
- the ruvA gene encoding Holliday junction branch migration protein RuvA; protein product: MIASVRGVVLASGSGWVVVEMGGMGVRAEVTADLALSARAGHELFLLTSLVVREDSLTLFGFASQAELELFGHLIAVSGVGPRSALGVLSTLSPAVVGRAVEAEDEKPFKKVSGIGPKTAKLIVVSLQGKVEHLGVDDPAMAPAAPSEDAQVVLGLVGLGWPETDAEEAVAGARDSGAPEDPAGLMRAALALLQAPKAGSRSRGMIR
- the yajC gene encoding preprotein translocase subunit YajC, translating into MQNLFADPFSLIMLALIAVLIIFMVRNGKKRQQAAQEMQSGLIPGAEVMLQSGIYGTVEEINEEDNRVTLRSGTSTLVVHRNAVSTIVTPSDADVAVAETVHPDDDPAFGEHVDAAKADEPAAPEFRSPFDGSTEQTGENTTAAGEDDEKNGDAAPKA
- the leuA gene encoding 2-isopropylmalate synthase; amino-acid sequence: MKNTQQPSQMPVHRYRPYHEIIAVDLPDRTWPSKRITQAPRWCAVDLRDGNQALIDPMSPERKRIMFDLLVQMGYKEIEVGFPSASQTDFDFVRHLIEDNAIPDDVTIQVLTQAREHLITRTYESLIGAKRAIVHLYNSTSILQRDVVFRQDREGIKQLAVEGAKFCVASESIAAGTEIYYEYSPESYTGTELEYAAEVCNAVLEVFTPTPERKVIINLPATVEMATPNIYADSIEWMGRHLNHRENVIISLHPHNDRGTGVAAAELGYLAGADRIEGCLFGNGERTGNVDLVALGINMFTQGIDPQIDFSRLDEVRRTAEYCTQLRVPERSPWAGDLVYTAFSGSHQDAIKKGFERMAADAEAAGVSVNDLEWAVPYLPVDPRDLGRSYEAVIRVNSQSGKGGVAYLLLTDHALDLPRRLQIEFSAVVQEHTDTEGGEVSSDAIWTIFQDEYLPVGGTHTEAERWGQYEITRTTSTSASDGVTELSVDLRVADEAVSITTTGNGPVDAFLKALGERGHEITLFDYVEHAMGSGGDALAAAYVDLEVDGTRLWGVGIDPDTSRAALKAIVSSVNRAVRETADDRALEAVAS
- the secF gene encoding protein translocase subunit SecF, with the protein product MGLSLARFGNDLYTGERSFNIVGRRKTWYIVAAILILVSILGPLLRGGFTFGIEFSGGSQFQVHTTSSQDRDLGTAEAAVASVLPDSAPRISLVGQTDIRVQTEQLDEEKSRELKAALAKAYGVDESTITSSYIGAAWGQDITRQAIIALIVFIVFAAVVMAIYFRTWKMSLAAMIALFHDLIITAGVYGITGFEITPAAMIGFLTILGYSLYDTVVVFDKIRENTAIGELNDQRTFGEAVNLAVNQTLVRSINTSVVALLPVASILFIGAFVLGAGTLRDISLALFIGILVGAYSTIFIAAPLYAHLREHEPAIVKHDKKVLRIRERGAHAADADVEAAAPEAAKA
- a CDS encoding YafY family protein, whose amino-acid sequence is MKRAERLHALSEMLRRGGARGISASRMASEFAVSERTIKRDLDALENSGAPLWSRPGPGGGYGLAHGATLPPVSLSPAQAVALMAAVSAAPDAPYADLATAGMRKILDVLDPRTRARADELASRVWVNSPPVPSRATKSALEAAMTEQRVIRLRYTSGDGRTTTRDVEPVLFASTNGQWYLIGWCRLRDAMRWFAVSRVERATVTQAACSGHTIDEVGAAPVGARPVHGWDA
- the secD gene encoding protein translocase subunit SecD; translated protein: MATTPAVRKARRSLTWLLVLILGLVGLIGYGFMQGEATLHPKLALDLEGGTQILLAPKQTDGNQVSGEQLDQAVSIIRQRVNASGVSEAEVTTQGNQNISVSIPGKADEATLARIQASSKLEFRPVLTYTGSATSAQVDGGDGSTAEEPVDGEAAPAPEATSESDPSIDPSPLPKGAGDVAWLTEGLQQKFMDFTCDSEAAQSAGDAPADRPLITCDPSGQIKYVLGPVELGGEVITDAVAQPETTSTGATTGGWVVQITMNKAGTKAFGEVSTRLYGAQAPMNQFAFVLDGKVLSAPTMQAQILDGRPSISGGFTQDSAKALADQLKFGALPVSFVVQSQEDISATLGTNQLQAGLLAGLIGLLLVVVYSLIQYRVLGLLTVASLVVAAVLTYLLLTLMSWREGYRLSLAGVAGVIVAIGITADSFIVYFERIRDELRDGRGLESAVEAGWKRAIRTVLASDGINFLAAAILFLLAIGNVRGFAFTLGLTTIVDVLVVVLFTHPLMTLLSRTRFYKNGHRFSGLDPRQLGAVYRGRAQFREPVVAASGPGKKVAASQKEAQRRQTIAERKAAEAAGLTDAAVAAGKDS
- the ruvB gene encoding Holliday junction branch migration DNA helicase RuvB, whose protein sequence is MTGHSAEISPQPVSPAELSFEGALRPATLNEFVGQTRVREQLRLLLEAAQMQQRTPDHILLAGPPGLGKTTLSMIVATEVGQPLHQTSGPAIQHAGDLAAVLSALTPGEVLFIDEIHRMARSAEEMLYLAMEDFKIDIMVGKGAGATSIPLEIAPFTLVGATTRAGLLPNPLRDRFGFTAHLEFYAKDELFRVAERAAGLLDFPVEASGISEIAGRSRGTPRIANRLLRRVRDFSLVHGRPGDAATVRDALKLYDVDEYGLDRLDREVLRAVVERFRGGPVGLSTLAVSVGEEAETIESVVEPFLVRSGLLTRTPRGRMATPLAWAHCGLPIPDAL
- a CDS encoding bifunctional (p)ppGpp synthetase/guanosine-3',5'-bis(diphosphate) 3'-pyrophosphohydrolase, coding for MTEGNPGTTSTSLRRLVPRIFSRGNAPGAVEQLVRTVRANHPRSDASVIERAYTVAERAHRGQKRRSGEPYITHPIAVAQILADLGVAPVAVAAALLHDTVEDTEYSLEQLTTEFGEEIAMLVDGVTKLDKVKYGDSAQAETVRKMIVAMSKDIRVLVIKLADRLHNARTWGFVSSESAKRKAQETLEIYAPLAHRLGIQSIKNELEDLSFAVLKPKLYAEIDNLVGQRNPEREELVGRVIGALESDLRESRIRGEVTGRPKQLYSIYQKMIVRGRDFDDIYDLVGIRVLVHTIRDCYAVLGAVHARWTPIPGRFKDYIATPKFNLYQSLHTTVIGPDGRAVEIQIRTFEMHQRAEYGVAAHWKYKQGANASGAQPSADMAWLAHISDWQAETEDPSEFLDALRFEIGAKEVYVFTPKGRVVGLPAGGTTVDFAYAVHTEVGHRTMGARVNGRLVPLETELQNGDVVEVFTSKNPDAGPSQDWLNFVKSKRAQNKIRQWFTKERRDEAVEQGKEAISRAMRKQNLPLQKLMSAEAFPQVALQLRYADVSALYAAVGEGHVSTQSVIEKVLANLTEQDNSSEEAFIPAEPSPARRRAKPDANSGVVVKGASDILVKLAKCCTPVPGDPIMGFITKGQGVSVHQVDCVNFLALKSQADRLVEVEWAPTTKSIFLVQIQVEALDRAGLLSDVTRVLSEHHVNILSASVQTSTTRLAISRFAFEMADTSHLDRVLNAVRRIDAVYDVYRVSGA